Part of the Antedon mediterranea chromosome 6, ecAntMedi1.1, whole genome shotgun sequence genome, aaatatggcaatgatatgcttaaatacggtagtgatatgacatcttgtccacatttttctgtcacataaaatttgatagtgtagacaatgcttaaagctacactatcacactaccatatttgggtacatcacacattttttgtcaaactagtttgatagtgtagacagagctttagactaagAACaccatatacagtattatgatgATCTACATTTCATCTATGTTATCTTTCAGGTATGGATATTCTAAATTCTATACAAAGATCAGATGGAAAAAGAAGCAAGTGGAAAACAGGAAGAACAGGGGAGAAGTAAGTAACAGTTATGGAGTACTGTGGCGCAGTGGTTAGAGTTGTCGGTTCAAGCCCCGGCTCGGTCACTGCAGTGTTGAGTCCTTGAGCaagattctttatccacattgtTCCTCCCCACCCAGGTGATAGAAATGAGTACTGGTATGTAAAAAGTACTGGGAAGGTAAATCAGACTCGTTTGTGCGGGAGGAGTGGTGTACCccccacaaacatacacacttagtGGAGTCAGGCCCAAACGCTAAAgaaatggagatgggcaccACGGCCGTTAGCATTAGCTTAGGTTTCCACTTTACCTTTACCTTAAATAACAGTTATCGCAGTTGTATAATAGATTGTCTTGACATATGTTTGACCTTGACCAAATACAtagtaaaataattgttatgtaAGATACGCGGAGTTAAGGGGGGTGGGGGgcatatattaaatatatattaaattaatgcTCAGTGAAATTTTCAAAAAGGCATTTTAATTGAAGTacattatgatataatattttctCTTTCACAATGAAAGGTTACACTTTGAAATCCAGGCAGGAAACTTGAAATCAAAACTTGTTTTTACTGCACTCAGGCTATGCAAACAAAATCAGCAAATCAGTCGAccattaaactaaataatattttgataattttttttcttcagacaTGAAGAGGACATGTACAGACTTATAATCACAAACTATGAAGAACGGCAGGAAGAATTAATGGTTGAAAACCAAGAACTTCGAGAATCGTTAGGGAACATGCAGAAAGAATTAGTAGATCTTCTAAACCAACAGACATTTTCAAAGCCAGAAAGTAACAAGGTAAATAAGGTCATCGAATTGTCCTCCATAATTATGATATGTAGAAATATTCCACCTTTCTCCTGTTGACCTCGTAAATTTTCCCATAAGGCAGCAGTACAATGAAAGTATTCATTGTCAAGTGTAAATATTAATTGAGTAATTAGGAAGCTGTGTTGGCTGTGTTTTATCCATGGTCCATGGTGACTTAACCAGATGTTACTAAGTGTTTGTGATTGGAGGCCATTATAATTATGCATAGACGAtaggttttattatattaaagacTACCCTGGATCTGTTAAGGTATCAGATCATTTTTCTTATGTTATAGTTAAAGATAATATAATACACACTAATGTGATGTTTAAACTTATTTTGTATCAATCCAGTTAATATTTTTTGTCCTAATATAGCACACACAAATGTGATGACATACAAATAAACAGTTTATTATAGAATAATTATCTTATAACTTATTTTGTATAAATCCAGTTAATATTTCTTGTCCTAGATTGGCCTATATTTTTGGCAGATATTTCATATTCAACATAGAAATTTATTAGCAACCCCAtacaaaaaaagttaaacaaaaaatgctggggaattatatataaataacatataattttttttcttttaaaatatttttaataactatAAATCTCAAAGCTTGTCTAAATGcaagatatttttgttttatcacattaattttaattataaattttagttACAAGATGGCGATGAATCTATGGAGGACGATCATTCCCAAAATGCATCTGACGAAGAGTTGTCCTCGGGTCACTTTCAAATGCCCTTTGACATGGTCAGGGAAGGAATAGAGAGTAGTATGCGAAAAAAGTGGAGAAAATTGAAGGAAAAGATTCGTAAAATGGAAACGGAAGCTCAGATAGAAAATAAAGAGAACGCTTACGTAACAAACAATAACAATCCACAATCTGAAATGAACAAAACTGGACAATCTGAAATTGATCAGTTTCAAAAACAAATCTATAAATTGcagttaaaattaaaaaattataaggAAATCATAGAACAACAAGAACAACTATTACAAGTaagttttgataataattaatacaaattgtatGTAAAATCATTATTCTAGGCACCTAGTGGAACTGTAGATTGGTGGTTGCCTTCCAATTCCAAGGTCCTCGGtccaatcctgacctagtgccagggttgtaactcacaactctttcaactccactccctaagcctcaagtGAGACTTAGTTTTAGCACGATAAACtacaaaatagtttatccatcctgtaattggcgagttctcgatgttggatgtgtatgaaattttaaaattaatgtctCTCAGACTTTCTGCCAAATATAATATTGCCCTTGCCGCCTAACCTGAATTCAAAATCTtgcattatttgtttgtttatgttttgttttcgTTGAAGTTCCCACCCACCCTATTCCCGACAgtcttttcagaactaaatatgtggtgtaccgcaatcTTTATATCAATACTTTGACGTTTCTTCAGGGTTAATTGTTAGATGTTTGTCATACTCTGTACTAATTGTACTTTGTATAACAGATAACTAACCTACGCTACTTAAAGTCTTGTTGGTGCAGTAACTGTTGCTTAAATGAGCTCGAATCTAGCCCTACCAATCAGTGCAAGCTCGGTGTTCgtcaacatttttaaagatttcatcGTGTATTTTATTTCAGAGTGTTTCTTCGCCAAAGTCAGATGAAAGTTTTGTGCAATTCTTGAAAGATTCTCATTTACTAGAAGAAAAAGATTCGTTTGCAAGAGAGAAAGAAATATTCTACCAGCAGAAGGCTACGTTTGAGCAAGAAAGGAGGAACTTCACAGAGGCTGCAATAAGGCTAGGCCATGAGGTAAGTTGTTAGTCTCCCAAGGTAAACAGAATTCTGCAGACAATTGCAAGTGTTTTAATTTTACGGGAAAACAGTTCGAATTAGTGACTTGTTAGTCTGTCTTTGTTCAatcttgttttaaaattaaatttattttttttacaaaaaggAATTacaaaaccaagtaatataagAAACCTCCTAGGCAAAAGGTTACAATATGATGAAAAAAATAAGCTATTTCCTTCTTTCACTGCTGTGATATTtgatatttgatattttgtgaTATTTGGTCTCTTTGCTGTCTCCCATTTTCCAGACgtaatattttcaaatttaaaccACGTCACGTCACAGTACTATAATTACTAATATCgttattattaaatttcatttttttttttggcgtAAAAGAGGAAAAAGTTTGAGGAAGAAAGGTCGACATTTCTCCAACATCAAATGTCTATATCACCGCAGATGAGCAACCCAACTCCACCACCCCTGAGGCCTGCCAAGTCTATCAGTAAATCACCTAGTAAGTATCTCAGTGTCTTTAAGTAACattatttgttaatgttattatttcatACACAGCCACTGTTGTGAATGTGAGGGAGCACCTGAATTGGCAGGAATGACATAGTATGtccttaggggagaagaataTAGTTGAAAAGTGTAATAGCTAAGTCCACAGCACCAGTATGGATCTTTGAAATGCAGTGGCGTACTgactatgagcgctcactggctaaacccaggggcccctgAGCTTATGAAGcacctgagcagtgcccagaggaaaaaacaggcattcaAATATGTCGAAAAGGCTAAAAACACCTGAGGCCTCCAGCGCTGaagggccacttagggttcctaaaccaggggcctcaggtcTCTACGTTACGCCACTGTTgaaatggcgctatataaatgtacATTACCATTAGATGAAACTAGATCAAACCAATTTAAAGgataagctctatctacactatcaaacttgatgtgatgttcccatatggacatgatgatgtcataccactactgtatttgggtatatcactaccatatatgggcacatcacatttttttgtcacataaagtttgatagtgtagacacaggtCTTGATCACATTAAATATCAAACTCTCTTTTTTACAGGTCCAAATCTCAGCTCATCAGAGATGTCTTCCAAAATGAAGAAAGATCCTATACTCAGTACACCGCCCTCATCTCGTCGTATTTCTAAAATCGCGACTCCATCCACAGTAGAGCTTTATAGAGCACTTAAACTTACGTCAGAGACAGGTGAATGCCTTAATGAGTAAGTGTTTTTCAttgaaaacattgttttaagtCAATCAAGAAATAAATCAAAGTATAGACAGATCCCCAGCAGGCACATATCTAAAGCAAGAACGATCCTAGCTTAAAAGGCAAATCAcagaaaaatgtataaaaacttttttttaataaatatagacTGATAATCTTTATTCGAAGCTTAACTTTTCTaaaaacttttaaataataaaaaatattaagtaacatgcaattttttttaaatacactgTGTAAAAAGACAATATCAGTCTCTGACTTGTCGTGAACCAAAAACCATATCCTTGCGAAACAATTTATACAAATTACAATTCTCTTACTTTTTTAGTTCCCAAGAAAGTTTACGTGCCAAGGTTCTGACGCATTCTCGGAACAGTCCCAGACTTGTCCAAGAACAGAGATCATTTTCTAGCGAAGAGCTGcgaataaaatcatttaaagaAGACCCTTACCCACGACCGTCGTCACAATTATCAAGAGGCGAAAAGCATTCACGGCAAACATTGAGACATCACAAGCAATCTTCTCATCGCTTATCACGCGAGAGTTTGAAATTGTCCACTACCGATGTCCGAGGAAGTACTAGCAGTTTAAATTCAGTAGGTAGTGATTCAAGTCAAGGTTCAAACAGTGCACGTCCAAGCACCACCCATCGACACAAGAGTACGGTAGGACCAACGATGAAGCGTGGTGGCCGAGAGCTTCCGCTAGATCC contains:
- the LOC140051885 gene encoding afadin- and alpha-actinin-binding protein B-like, yielding MTCRLAMAGWKTSGTYPFQSPQTITHEDFIHTFVNQSNSHHNGALQTLTFSPSPKKIDSSMFCTRDNIDQCVSYLDQEVTVLGFHSLYSPAINDSTSAGTFDVTKLINCCFDLIQRHQETRRFQEEQENKRIRCDSDFEHLNVTCTRLKEQLEQQQRDNVALVEKERQLMSQIKGLNNKLKTTKEDIKKLDGVNKQRDVQFKHDLKKKEREASKLKERIHQLLTDKNQERRIGMDILNSIQRSDGKRSKWKTGRTGEKHEEDMYRLIITNYEERQEELMVENQELRESLGNMQKELVDLLNQQTFSKPESNKLQDGDESMEDDHSQNASDEELSSGHFQMPFDMVREGIESSMRKKWRKLKEKIRKMETEAQIENKENAYVTNNNNPQSEMNKTGQSEIDQFQKQIYKLQLKLKNYKEIIEQQEQLLQSVSSPKSDESFVQFLKDSHLLEEKDSFAREKEIFYQQKATFEQERRNFTEAAIRLGHERKKFEEERSTFLQHQMSISPQMSNPTPPPLRPAKSISKSPSPNLSSSEMSSKMKKDPILSTPPSSRRISKIATPSTVELYRALKLTSETGECLNDSQESLRAKVLTHSRNSPRLVQEQRSFSSEELRIKSFKEDPYPRPSSQLSRGEKHSRQTLRHHKQSSHRLSRESLKLSTTDVRGSTSSLNSVGSDSSQGSNSARPSTTHRHKSTVGPTMKRGGRELPLDPKTARKAEQHRVNLKTSMTRRDRSATRKGSSGK